In Rhizobium sp. SSA_523, a single genomic region encodes these proteins:
- a CDS encoding DMT family transporter: MQDDYNKWLGTLLIIGSAVAYSLSGYFTRLITLDVWTLLFWRGIFGGLFIGTYVAWRHRNDLLGSVRATGMAGLGVMLLSTLATICFINALRLAPVADVMTIHAALPFMTAILALVFTGEREHWTTWAASLVALVGVMIIVNPQISGGHLAGHTFATMMALSYAAMMVIIRRHRHVSMLPAVCLSAFLCAFAVLPFAQPMQVSAPIMFDLVLFGTVQFGLGLLLMTVGTRLISATRSAVIGSLENPLAPLWVWLAFGELPAWATWVGGGLVMGAVVLDILIKPNSRPKRAGDLDQAASPAKTV; encoded by the coding sequence ATGCAAGACGATTATAACAAATGGCTCGGCACACTGCTGATTATCGGTTCCGCAGTCGCCTACAGCCTGTCCGGTTACTTCACTCGGCTCATCACGCTCGATGTCTGGACGCTCCTGTTCTGGCGCGGGATCTTCGGCGGGCTATTCATCGGCACTTACGTCGCCTGGCGTCATAGGAACGACCTTTTGGGCTCAGTCCGGGCTACGGGAATGGCTGGCTTAGGGGTGATGCTCCTTTCCACACTCGCCACGATCTGCTTCATCAATGCTCTGCGTCTAGCTCCCGTGGCAGACGTGATGACGATACACGCGGCGCTTCCATTTATGACCGCGATCCTAGCGCTGGTCTTCACAGGTGAACGAGAGCACTGGACGACGTGGGCGGCCAGCCTCGTAGCCCTCGTCGGCGTCATGATCATCGTGAACCCTCAAATCTCCGGCGGTCATTTGGCTGGCCATACCTTCGCGACAATGATGGCGTTATCATATGCCGCAATGATGGTCATAATCCGCCGACATCGGCATGTTTCCATGCTTCCGGCGGTCTGCCTATCCGCCTTTCTCTGCGCATTCGCGGTGCTACCTTTCGCCCAGCCTATGCAGGTATCGGCCCCGATCATGTTTGATCTTGTTTTGTTTGGAACCGTCCAGTTTGGTCTCGGCCTGCTGTTGATGACGGTCGGGACCCGGTTGATCTCGGCGACGCGTTCCGCCGTAATCGGCAGCTTGGAAAACCCGCTCGCACCGCTTTGGGTGTGGCTGGCTTTCGGGGAACTGCCTGCTTGGGCCACGTGGGTCGGTGGCGGATTGGTCATGGGCGCAGTGGTGCTTGATATTTTGATAAAGCCGAACAGCCGACCAAAAAGAGCCGGTGACTTGGATCAAGCTGCTAGCCCAGCTAAAACTGTCTAG
- a CDS encoding YafY family protein, giving the protein MRRADRLFDIIQALRGKTQPTTAAMLAQMLEVTTRTIYRDIATLQARRIPIEGEPGLGYLLRKGFDLPPLMFTMEEIEAITVGANLVHRIRDPKLQEAAESVLSKLQHIVPKELRSYLASPRFYVSEGDAVRPNGIELLDVRNAIRACRKIEITYIDEQQRRSRRTIWPIATVYYVDVTLIAAWCELREDYRHFRADRILQSEVLEDRYASDSSPLMAEWMARRLHAPRPLE; this is encoded by the coding sequence GTGCGTCGTGCCGATCGTCTTTTCGATATCATTCAGGCCTTGCGTGGCAAGACGCAGCCGACGACGGCCGCCATGCTGGCGCAAATGCTGGAAGTGACGACCCGCACCATATATCGGGACATCGCAACCTTGCAGGCCCGTCGAATCCCCATCGAGGGCGAGCCGGGGCTTGGTTACCTGCTACGAAAGGGCTTTGATCTCCCACCCCTTATGTTCACAATGGAGGAAATCGAAGCCATCACAGTCGGAGCAAATCTTGTTCATCGCATCCGCGACCCGAAACTTCAGGAAGCGGCCGAAAGCGTTCTGAGCAAGCTTCAGCATATCGTCCCGAAGGAACTGCGCTCCTATCTTGCATCACCCCGGTTCTATGTCTCGGAGGGGGATGCTGTGCGACCCAACGGGATTGAACTGCTCGACGTGCGTAATGCCATCCGAGCATGTCGCAAAATCGAGATCACCTACATCGACGAACAACAGCGTCGATCAAGGCGCACGATCTGGCCAATTGCTACCGTCTACTATGTCGATGTGACCTTGATCGCCGCCTGGTGCGAGCTTCGCGAAGACTACCGCCATTTCCGGGCAGACCGGATTTTACAATCCGAAGTGCTGGAAGACCGATATGCTTCTGATAGCAGTCCTCTGATGGCAGAGTGGATGGCGAGGCGGTTACATGCTCCCAGACCCCTGGAATGA
- a CDS encoding NnrS family protein, translating to MTTLSGPSIPKRLLSGGFRLFFPGSALVAALSIAIWVPWFLGFMHVPTLLPPVAWHQHELLFGFVPAVIAGFLLTAVPNWTGRPGLKGMPLLALFLLWFAGRLTISLSELTGMLGAMLVALTFLPVLAIFVLKELVAASNRRNYKIVAVLALLSAAQVLFHVEIERYGRVEIADRLALSAILVLISLVAGRIIPAFTGNWLKANNPGRLPQNFARFDLAVMILGSLSMAMWIAVGGGLESLQFPTGLLMLVASLAHLVRQARWCPERTLGEPLVTILHVGYLFIPLGFLLIGLSMQLDHSGFASAGIHAWTTGGVGVVTLAVMTRATRGHTGQALTSPPTTTWLIYAPIILSALLRISVAIWPQHTMLLLPIAGIAWIVAFMGYVVFYMPLIARKG from the coding sequence ATGACCACACTTTCCGGCCCCTCCATCCCAAAGCGTCTCTTGTCAGGCGGATTCCGCCTGTTCTTTCCGGGCAGCGCGCTTGTCGCCGCCCTATCCATCGCGATCTGGGTCCCCTGGTTCCTCGGCTTCATGCATGTGCCAACCCTTTTGCCGCCAGTGGCCTGGCACCAGCACGAGCTTCTCTTCGGCTTCGTCCCGGCCGTGATAGCAGGGTTTCTTCTCACCGCCGTGCCGAACTGGACCGGCAGGCCCGGTTTGAAGGGCATGCCTCTTCTGGCGCTGTTTCTTCTCTGGTTCGCCGGGCGTCTGACGATCAGCCTCTCGGAACTGACGGGCATGCTCGGCGCAATGCTCGTCGCGCTCACCTTCCTGCCGGTGCTCGCCATCTTCGTCCTGAAGGAACTGGTCGCTGCCTCGAACCGACGCAATTACAAGATCGTCGCCGTTCTGGCGCTGCTGAGCGCCGCCCAGGTTCTCTTCCATGTCGAGATTGAGCGCTATGGACGCGTCGAAATCGCCGACCGTCTGGCCCTGTCCGCGATCCTCGTCCTCATCTCCCTGGTCGCAGGGCGCATCATTCCGGCATTTACCGGCAACTGGCTAAAAGCGAACAATCCGGGACGGCTGCCGCAGAATTTCGCCCGTTTCGATCTGGCCGTCATGATCCTTGGGAGCCTTTCAATGGCGATGTGGATCGCTGTCGGCGGCGGTCTTGAAAGCCTCCAGTTTCCCACGGGGCTGCTGATGCTTGTCGCCAGCCTTGCTCATCTCGTGCGACAGGCAAGATGGTGCCCCGAGCGCACGCTTGGGGAGCCCCTCGTGACGATCCTGCATGTCGGCTATCTCTTCATTCCCTTAGGCTTTTTGCTGATCGGCCTCTCGATGCAGTTGGACCACTCCGGCTTCGCCTCGGCAGGCATCCATGCCTGGACGACAGGTGGGGTCGGGGTCGTAACGTTGGCGGTGATGACCCGCGCCACGAGAGGCCATACGGGTCAGGCGCTGACGTCGCCCCCCACGACAACCTGGCTCATCTATGCACCAATCATCCTCTCGGCACTGCTGAGGATTTCGGTCGCAATTTGGCCGCAGCATACCATGCTGTTATTGCCGATCGCAGGCATCGCGTGGATCGTGGCATTCATGGGTTACGTGGTCTTCTACATGCCGTTGATTGCGCGGAAGGGTTGA
- a CDS encoding NnrS family protein: MSVLPAIRMLPSADLARAMSAEGLRLMFPLAALHAALWPFLWIVVWSLDLPFAVSSLPRQWHAQEMLVGSFGGALLGFLTSALPEWTDTQRLSGRPLFLAAGLWAGARVLGLLAVENGWLLGLLFDMSWMLFLLAYALRLSWIKKNTDLLGFMLFLTAFAGAAALLRIAMALGEYDLSESAIRMLGLSLLGLLGLALARITVPVTNLILDPTEKTSPYRPHPGRVHLSAGLTMLVIVAEAATLSDAVRGYLMLAAGAAFLDRVGEGFVGREGFSFELGGLWLSSALAGTGLLICGLNLIGLPLPWLGGLHLALMGGLGLGVLQVLSIAGLLHTGQPLRFSKTTRVAILLLVLSVLLRILPEFAPSLSLPFGAYGLSSALFSLSFLLWAKAYIPLLWSPHTVDQERC; the protein is encoded by the coding sequence ATGAGTGTGCTTCCAGCGATACGCATGCTTCCCTCGGCCGATCTTGCCAGGGCCATGTCCGCCGAAGGCCTCAGACTGATGTTTCCACTTGCCGCCTTGCATGCGGCGCTGTGGCCGTTTCTTTGGATTGTGGTTTGGTCTCTTGATCTACCTTTTGCTGTCTCGTCCCTTCCCCGCCAATGGCACGCCCAAGAAATGCTGGTCGGCTCCTTCGGAGGCGCGCTTTTAGGCTTCCTGACCTCTGCCCTACCGGAATGGACGGACACGCAACGCCTCAGTGGACGCCCCCTGTTCTTGGCTGCAGGTCTCTGGGCAGGCGCCCGTGTGCTCGGTTTGCTCGCTGTCGAGAACGGTTGGCTTCTCGGCCTGCTCTTCGATATGTCTTGGATGCTGTTCCTGCTCGCCTATGCGCTGCGTCTGTCGTGGATCAAAAAAAACACCGATCTCCTGGGCTTCATGCTGTTCCTCACCGCCTTTGCCGGGGCTGCGGCCCTGCTACGAATTGCAATGGCTCTGGGAGAATATGATCTGTCGGAAAGCGCAATCAGAATGCTCGGGCTGTCGCTTCTCGGCCTGCTCGGCCTCGCACTTGCCCGCATCACCGTACCGGTGACCAACCTGATCCTCGATCCGACGGAAAAGACCTCGCCCTACAGACCGCATCCGGGCCGGGTCCATCTCTCGGCTGGATTGACCATGCTGGTGATCGTGGCAGAGGCAGCCACGCTGTCGGACGCCGTGCGCGGCTATCTGATGTTGGCCGCCGGTGCAGCCTTTCTCGATCGGGTCGGCGAGGGGTTCGTCGGTCGCGAAGGCTTTTCCTTCGAACTTGGCGGTCTTTGGCTGTCGAGTGCGCTGGCTGGCACCGGCCTTCTCATCTGCGGCCTTAACCTCATTGGCCTGCCTCTGCCCTGGCTGGGCGGGCTGCATCTGGCACTGATGGGGGGGCTGGGTCTCGGCGTCCTGCAGGTACTCTCGATTGCAGGCCTTCTGCATACCGGTCAACCGCTGCGCTTTTCAAAGACAACCCGGGTGGCGATCCTGCTTCTGGTCCTGTCGGTTCTTCTGCGGATCCTCCCGGAGTTCGCGCCGTCGCTCTCCCTGCCCTTCGGCGCTTACGGTCTCTCCTCTGCGCTGTTTTCGCTTTCCTTCCTCCTCTGGGCCAAGGCCTATATTCCTCTGCTCTGGTCGCCGCATACGGTTGACCAGGAAAGGTGCTGA
- a CDS encoding ABC transporter ATP-binding protein: MTLLQLKAVGHVYLGRPVLEQVTLQVNQGEMVALVGPSGCGKSTLAQIAAGLIIPRHGQVERGYARCAFVFQEPRLLPWATVEANVALGLSGLLVARSERRARIAAACDRVSLEESDWQKFPSQLSGGMRQRTALARALVADPDFLYFDEPFTALDAALRRRMQDLVVATASDSGKGGLFITHDIHEALRICHRIAVLDRYGHGILDCVSVPETPGHRSEEMIFETARRLISDHPLFAVVEEHDERRLA, encoded by the coding sequence ATGACCCTCCTCCAGCTCAAAGCCGTGGGGCACGTCTATCTCGGCCGCCCCGTTCTCGAACAGGTCACTCTGCAGGTCAACCAGGGGGAAATGGTCGCGCTGGTCGGACCATCCGGTTGCGGCAAGAGCACGCTTGCCCAGATCGCCGCCGGGCTGATTATCCCCCGCCACGGCCAAGTCGAGCGAGGCTATGCGCGCTGCGCTTTCGTCTTTCAGGAACCGCGCCTCCTCCCATGGGCGACGGTCGAAGCCAACGTGGCACTCGGCCTATCTGGCCTGCTCGTGGCGCGGTCCGAGCGAAGGGCAAGAATTGCAGCGGCCTGTGATCGCGTATCGCTGGAAGAGAGCGACTGGCAAAAGTTTCCATCGCAGTTGTCGGGTGGCATGCGCCAGCGCACGGCGCTTGCCCGTGCTCTCGTCGCCGACCCCGATTTCCTCTACTTCGACGAGCCCTTCACCGCGCTCGATGCCGCCTTGCGACGGCGGATGCAGGATCTCGTCGTCGCCACAGCCTCAGACAGCGGCAAGGGCGGGCTCTTCATCACCCATGACATCCATGAAGCGCTGCGGATCTGCCACCGGATCGCGGTCCTCGACCGCTACGGCCATGGAATTCTCGACTGCGTCTCTGTTCCCGAGACACCGGGGCATCGCAGTGAGGAGATGATTTTCGAGACGGCACGAAGGCTCATCTCCGACCACCCGCTGTTTGCCGTCGTTGAAGAACATGACGAGCGGAGGCTGGCATGA
- a CDS encoding ABC transporter permease: MGLAYRAGRVARFLWSGWAGFSGLAVFAAVWQLGAEAYGSFVLPAPAETIQTLFKLAADPDNQMLVVSTSLRALAGFSLAAVIGTMAGVVAGYHPAIMRLARPQVTLLIGVPPIAWIVLLMIWFGMGAGTVIATAAIAALPLVFVGAAEGIHTRDRSLEDMARMAGLSWLARLFQISLRQMLHAVFPALVMALGTAFKAAVMAELLANAGGIGGALANARSALDVEAALAWILLSVTALISVEYGIVQPLRAEAEAWREAAQPWGVRR, encoded by the coding sequence ATGGGCCTGGCTTATCGTGCGGGAAGGGTGGCGCGCTTCCTCTGGTCCGGCTGGGCGGGTTTCAGCGGCCTTGCCGTCTTTGCAGCCGTTTGGCAGCTCGGAGCCGAAGCCTATGGCAGCTTCGTGTTGCCAGCACCGGCCGAGACGATCCAGACCCTGTTCAAGCTAGCAGCAGACCCCGACAATCAGATGTTGGTGGTGTCGACGAGCCTGAGGGCGCTCGCCGGCTTTTCACTGGCCGCCGTGATTGGGACGATGGCAGGCGTGGTGGCCGGATACCATCCGGCGATCATGAGGCTTGCACGTCCGCAGGTAACCTTGCTGATCGGCGTCCCGCCAATCGCCTGGATCGTCCTTTTGATGATCTGGTTCGGCATGGGGGCAGGAACGGTCATTGCGACAGCTGCCATCGCCGCATTGCCGCTTGTCTTTGTTGGTGCAGCCGAGGGCATCCATACACGGGACCGGTCGTTGGAAGACATGGCCCGGATGGCCGGTCTGTCATGGCTGGCCCGCCTGTTTCAGATATCCCTACGGCAAATGCTTCATGCGGTATTTCCTGCTTTGGTCATGGCACTGGGCACGGCTTTCAAGGCAGCAGTCATGGCCGAGTTGCTGGCTAATGCCGGCGGTATAGGAGGCGCGCTCGCCAATGCCCGTTCCGCACTCGATGTGGAAGCTGCCCTTGCCTGGATCCTCCTGTCGGTCACTGCGCTGATCAGTGTCGAATATGGAATTGTTCAGCCACTGCGCGCCGAAGCCGAGGCATGGCGGGAAGCCGCCCAACCCTGGGGCGTACGCCGATGA
- a CDS encoding ABC transporter substrate-binding protein, whose protein sequence is MKQVCRTDIIEAGTAGYAPTRRTLCAGIAATLALPFLNKRARASSLDQLVLYGPPAGPSITLAYAVGKGLLRDVANKVEFKVWRTPDEMRAGLASGSMQAVVMPTTAAANLHTRGLGLKLASVMTNGLLYMVSRDEKITTFADLEGQSVTVPFPNDTPELVFDAALAHHRMTGKVKVERAGTPIEAVQMLLAGRIDTALLPEPAVSAAIFKASTGGQALHRVIDMQKEWGTVTASTPVMPQAGLALTQSFLDDHPEQATALLAGLARAAVEVNANPAAAASQAASALELPWPVLEASIPYSNLVAIAARDARGPIETLLKAVAQRHPEMVGGRMPDASLYL, encoded by the coding sequence ATGAAACAGGTTTGCAGGACGGATATCATTGAAGCCGGCACGGCAGGCTACGCACCAACCCGTCGCACTTTATGCGCTGGCATTGCCGCGACCCTCGCCCTCCCCTTCCTAAACAAGCGAGCACGCGCTTCTTCACTTGACCAGCTCGTCCTCTACGGCCCACCTGCCGGGCCATCGATCACGCTTGCCTATGCTGTTGGCAAGGGCCTGCTGCGCGATGTCGCCAACAAAGTGGAGTTCAAGGTGTGGCGCACGCCGGATGAGATGCGGGCAGGTCTTGCATCCGGGTCGATGCAGGCCGTGGTCATGCCGACTACGGCGGCGGCAAATCTCCATACGCGCGGTCTTGGCCTGAAACTGGCCAGCGTAATGACCAACGGCCTTCTCTATATGGTCTCGCGCGATGAGAAGATCACCACTTTCGCCGATCTCGAAGGTCAAAGCGTGACCGTGCCATTTCCCAATGACACGCCGGAACTTGTCTTCGATGCGGCGCTTGCCCATCATCGGATGACCGGCAAGGTCAAGGTAGAGCGGGCCGGCACGCCAATCGAAGCTGTGCAGATGCTGCTCGCAGGGCGCATCGACACGGCGCTCCTACCCGAACCGGCGGTCTCTGCCGCCATCTTCAAGGCCAGTACCGGTGGTCAGGCGCTTCACCGCGTCATCGACATGCAGAAGGAATGGGGTACGGTCACGGCAAGTACGCCGGTCATGCCCCAGGCAGGTCTCGCCCTGACGCAAAGCTTCCTGGACGATCATCCGGAACAGGCGACCGCGCTTCTTGCGGGACTTGCGCGGGCAGCAGTCGAGGTGAACGCCAATCCGGCAGCGGCTGCGAGCCAAGCCGCATCGGCGCTTGAACTCCCATGGCCTGTGCTGGAGGCGTCGATCCCCTATTCGAACCTCGTCGCCATCGCCGCTCGGGACGCTCGCGGACCGATCGAGACCCTGCTCAAAGCCGTGGCACAGAGGCATCCCGAGATGGTGGGCGGTCGCATGCCAGACGCGTCACTTTATCTATAG
- a CDS encoding NnrU family protein produces the protein MTQIVLALAAFLLLHSVPALPTIRGRLTAALGLRLYLLVYSTTSVALLIWVLHAAWSTDYVEIWRPDSRSILANLVLSPLGLFLVTAGLISPNPASISFMTGTTPGAITTLTRHPVLWGFFLWSLGHLAANGDTRSLLIFGGLGLFSAVSILVAEKRARRRMGEDWLPVERSTSIFPLIALLSGRAKLRLDGHLVAGLAVTLLVTLWLLAGGHAALFGADPILALDI, from the coding sequence ATGACCCAGATCGTTCTTGCGCTTGCAGCATTCTTGTTGTTGCATTCGGTGCCTGCCCTACCAACCATCCGCGGAAGGCTAACCGCAGCGCTTGGATTACGGCTCTACCTTCTAGTCTATTCGACAACATCCGTAGCACTCCTGATATGGGTCCTGCATGCCGCCTGGAGCACTGATTATGTAGAGATCTGGCGGCCGGATTCCCGGAGCATCCTCGCCAATCTCGTGTTGTCGCCACTCGGGCTCTTTCTGGTCACGGCAGGCCTCATCAGTCCCAATCCCGCATCTATCAGCTTCATGACAGGCACTACACCTGGCGCGATTACAACTCTCACCCGCCATCCGGTCTTGTGGGGATTTTTCCTCTGGTCTCTCGGCCACCTCGCAGCAAACGGTGATACCAGATCGCTCCTTATCTTCGGTGGCCTCGGTCTGTTTTCTGCTGTCAGCATCCTTGTCGCGGAAAAGCGCGCGAGACGCAGGATGGGAGAAGACTGGTTACCAGTCGAGAGATCAACATCCATATTTCCCTTGATCGCCCTGCTCTCGGGACGCGCCAAGCTGCGTCTGGATGGACATCTGGTAGCCGGGCTCGCCGTGACGCTGCTTGTCACACTTTGGCTGCTCGCGGGAGGCCATGCCGCCCTGTTTGGCGCAGACCCAATTCTCGCGCTCGACATCTGA
- a CDS encoding hemerythrin domain-containing protein — METIGSSLTATEVRALEDKHRDLLILCLRLEELATDFDAGEIPRGIQKVAKHIEPLVAAAHTLEEQKFYPDLELHAGSCFGSLLLDQVKSEHRVDRRAARELSLTLAAVARRRCRLRLETVAHMVRGFQEAVRRHITAEQMLLQQLLNVEPETQVFPT, encoded by the coding sequence ATGGAAACGATCGGATCCAGCTTGACGGCCACCGAGGTCAGGGCGCTTGAGGACAAGCACCGAGATCTTCTTATTCTCTGCTTGAGGCTGGAGGAACTGGCCACGGACTTCGACGCCGGCGAAATTCCGCGCGGCATCCAGAAGGTTGCCAAGCACATCGAACCGCTGGTCGCCGCCGCCCATACTCTGGAAGAGCAGAAGTTTTACCCCGACCTCGAGTTGCATGCCGGCTCCTGCTTCGGCTCCCTTCTTCTCGATCAGGTCAAGTCTGAACATCGCGTCGACCGCCGCGCGGCCCGTGAGCTATCCCTCACCTTGGCCGCTGTCGCTCGCAGACGGTGCAGACTGCGCCTGGAAACGGTGGCCCATATGGTTCGGGGTTTTCAGGAAGCTGTCCGGCGCCATATCACTGCGGAGCAGATGCTGCTGCAGCAGCTTCTAAACGTGGAACCCGAAACGCAGGTGTTCCCAACATGA
- a CDS encoding cytochrome c oxidase subunit 3 gives MAMETSLQQEAKDDHLLLWILVWSELIAFGILILGFLVVSTFDAEAFELARLHLRPGIAGANTLVLLVSGYFVAVAMRNRLDLEAVKRPLVIAALLGFCFVAVKLFEYWGEVRFAADATLDTFFELYFIITGFHLLHVAFGAIALLLVAWRPARENLVLIATLWHVIDLVWLVIFPILYLA, from the coding sequence ATGGCCATGGAAACGAGCCTCCAGCAGGAGGCAAAGGACGACCACCTGCTGCTCTGGATCCTGGTGTGGAGCGAGTTGATCGCTTTCGGCATCCTGATCCTGGGCTTCCTCGTCGTCTCGACCTTCGATGCAGAAGCCTTCGAACTGGCGCGTCTGCATTTGAGGCCGGGGATCGCCGGCGCGAACACGCTTGTCCTGCTGGTCAGCGGGTACTTTGTCGCCGTTGCGATGCGCAATCGGCTTGATCTTGAGGCGGTGAAACGGCCGTTGGTCATTGCAGCTCTGCTTGGCTTCTGCTTTGTGGCGGTCAAGCTCTTCGAATATTGGGGTGAGGTCCGCTTCGCTGCCGATGCGACGCTCGATACCTTTTTCGAGCTCTATTTCATCATCACCGGTTTCCATCTGCTGCATGTCGCCTTCGGGGCCATCGCGCTTCTCCTGGTCGCCTGGCGCCCGGCACGGGAAAATCTGGTTCTGATCGCCACACTCTGGCACGTGATCGACCTCGTCTGGTTGGTGATCTTTCCCATTCTCTATCTCGCGTGA
- a CDS encoding cytochrome C oxidase subunit IV family protein, translated as MTRRQHEELVGVLAMLMTFAIGGAIVAALAGPTIVPIAAVLGIAFAKGRLVILDFLELRGGHHPMRIALICWLSIILIAALSRSLVVLLLA; from the coding sequence ATGACCCGCAGACAGCACGAGGAATTGGTGGGTGTGCTCGCCATGCTGATGACCTTCGCGATTGGCGGCGCAATTGTTGCGGCGCTCGCAGGTCCAACCATCGTACCGATTGCCGCAGTTCTTGGGATTGCGTTTGCCAAGGGACGGCTTGTGATTCTCGACTTCCTCGAACTCAGGGGCGGGCATCACCCCATGCGGATCGCGCTCATCTGCTGGTTAAGTATCATTCTGATCGCTGCACTGTCGCGGTCGCTGGTGGTCCTTCTGTTGGCTTGA
- a CDS encoding cytochrome c has protein sequence MAERLTKTGARNVFYGGSIFFFAIFVGLTAHSHYYMRTTSTDETTLTASVARGKHIWEKNSCINCHSILGEGAYFAPELGNVWTRWGGQEDRDSARETLRAWMAAQPSGVEGRRQMPQFNLTDEEINDLADFLEWTSKIKTQNWPPNEAG, from the coding sequence ATGGCAGAGCGCCTGACCAAGACCGGAGCGCGCAACGTCTTTTATGGCGGCTCCATTTTCTTTTTTGCGATCTTCGTCGGGCTCACGGCCCACAGCCATTACTACATGCGCACCACCTCTACGGACGAGACGACGCTGACCGCCAGCGTCGCCCGCGGCAAGCATATCTGGGAAAAGAACTCCTGTATCAACTGCCACTCGATCCTGGGCGAGGGCGCCTATTTTGCCCCCGAGCTCGGCAATGTCTGGACCCGGTGGGGTGGCCAGGAGGACCGGGACAGCGCCCGCGAGACGCTTCGAGCCTGGATGGCCGCACAGCCATCCGGCGTCGAGGGCCGCCGGCAGATGCCGCAGTTCAACCTGACCGACGAAGAGATCAACGACCTCGCCGACTTCCTCGAATGGACCAGCAAGATCAAGACGCAGAACTGGCCGCCGAATGAGGCGGGCTGA
- a CDS encoding nitric-oxide reductase large subunit, which yields MKYQSQKVAMLYFYGALGLFLAQVLFGVLAGTIYVLPNTLSELLPFNIVRMIHTNALIVWLLMGFMGATYYLLPEEAETELYSPKLAIAQFWVFLVAAAAAVVGYLFGIHEGREFLEQPFIIKVGIVIVALMLLFNVTMTSLKGRKTVVTNILIFGLWGVAIFFLFAFYNPTNLALDKMYWWYVVHLWVEGVWELIMASVLAFLMIKLNGIDREVVEKWLYVIIGLALFSGILGTGHHYYWIGAPGYWQWIGSLFSTLEVAPFFTMVIFTFVMTWKAGRKHPNRAALLWSIGCSVMAFFGAGVWGFLHTLSSVNYYTHGTQVTAAHGHLAFFGAYVMLNLAIMAYAIPEMRGRQPYNQWLSITSFWMMCTAMSVMTFALTFAGVLQVHLQRVLGESYMAVQDQLALFYWVRLGSGAVVLVSALMFVWAVLVPGKEKEPAFGGYVEPAE from the coding sequence ATGAAATATCAAAGCCAGAAGGTCGCGATGCTGTATTTCTACGGCGCGCTCGGCCTCTTCCTCGCTCAGGTTCTCTTCGGCGTGCTGGCCGGCACGATCTACGTCCTGCCCAATACGCTCTCCGAGCTCCTGCCCTTCAACATCGTGCGTATGATCCATACCAACGCCCTGATCGTCTGGTTGCTGATGGGCTTCATGGGCGCGACGTATTATTTGCTGCCGGAAGAGGCGGAGACGGAGCTTTACAGTCCAAAGCTTGCCATCGCGCAGTTCTGGGTCTTTTTGGTTGCCGCTGCCGCCGCCGTCGTCGGTTACCTCTTCGGCATCCATGAGGGCCGCGAGTTTCTCGAGCAGCCCTTCATCATCAAGGTCGGCATCGTCATTGTCGCTTTGATGCTGCTGTTCAATGTCACCATGACGTCGCTGAAGGGCCGCAAGACCGTCGTCACCAACATCCTGATCTTCGGGCTATGGGGCGTGGCGATCTTCTTCCTCTTTGCCTTCTACAACCCGACCAATCTCGCGCTCGACAAGATGTACTGGTGGTATGTCGTCCATCTCTGGGTCGAAGGCGTCTGGGAGCTGATCATGGCATCGGTGCTCGCCTTTCTGATGATCAAGCTCAACGGCATTGACCGCGAAGTCGTGGAGAAGTGGCTCTACGTGATTATCGGTCTGGCGCTTTTTTCCGGCATCCTCGGCACGGGTCACCACTATTACTGGATCGGCGCGCCGGGCTACTGGCAGTGGATCGGCTCGCTCTTCTCGACGCTTGAAGTCGCGCCCTTCTTCACCATGGTCATCTTCACCTTCGTCATGACCTGGAAAGCTGGCCGCAAGCACCCGAACCGTGCGGCACTTCTTTGGTCGATCGGCTGCTCGGTCATGGCCTTTTTCGGTGCCGGCGTCTGGGGTTTCCTGCACACGCTGTCGTCGGTCAATTACTACACCCATGGCACACAGGTGACGGCAGCCCACGGACACCTCGCCTTCTTCGGCGCCTATGTTATGCTCAATCTTGCGATCATGGCCTATGCCATTCCTGAAATGCGCGGCCGGCAGCCCTATAATCAGTGGCTTTCGATCACGAGCTTCTGGATGATGTGCACCGCCATGTCGGTGATGACCTTTGCGCTCACCTTTGCCGGTGTCCTGCAGGTGCATCTGCAGCGCGTGCTCGGCGAAAGCTACATGGCCGTCCAAGACCAGTTGGCGCTGTTCTACTGGGTGCGCCTCGGCTCCGGTGCTGTCGTGCTGGTCTCCGCTCTGATGTTCGTCTGGGCCGTATTGGTGCCAGGCAAGGAAAAAGAGCCTGCCTTTGGCGGCTATGTCGAGCCTGCCGAATGA